One region of Chitinophaga varians genomic DNA includes:
- a CDS encoding MGH1-like glycoside hydrolase domain-containing protein translates to MNKIKWLLALLLMQQTASAQRDHFADVLDIHYTVKDTNRIAASFFSDNGAWHAYALPVPGTATGFTGPLLMDMKGEWLSASIAQLHLYADGRELPLEQDTTATHYYPGMLKLGFRSGQVQVQMQLVFSSNREAVVQTIIRNNGAQPLQLRLQWQGAALLKRAQFSREGNAIRVGVAGTKHVFRLHWCALAPWDIRTTADGYTAARNVSIPAGGQLEDLQTQGFWPEGNMVTVPEREFDIVLQQNEQRWNGYLQQLFRRMPFNEKDTFRSRLAVKSMITLLTNWRSASGHLRHDGVFPSASYQGFYGFWSWDSWKQAVGLAYFAPALAKDNIRSLFDYQTVNGMVPDCVYADSTENNFRDTKPPLAAWAVWEVFAATRDTAFLREMFPALERYHHWWYAERDHDRNGLCEFGSTDGTRIAAAWESGMDNAVRFDKAKMLQNSPGAWSLDQESVDLNVYLSKEKTVLAQLATVLGKPAAAAAFRKQVTILNQQINQLFFDTASGYYYDRRLNGALVRVKGPEAWVALWAGIAPASRVKKMTQYMLDTTVFNTLVPLPVLDASEKAFDPQRGYWRGPVWIDQFYFGVKGLQQYKQQAAAQTLVNKLWQHAGGMKDDQPLHENYHPRTGKGLNAENFSWTAAHVLMLLADKF, encoded by the coding sequence ATGAATAAAATCAAATGGCTGCTGGCGTTACTGCTGATGCAACAAACGGCCAGCGCACAACGGGACCATTTTGCGGATGTGCTGGACATCCACTATACAGTTAAAGATACCAACCGCATCGCTGCTTCTTTCTTTTCAGATAACGGCGCCTGGCATGCCTATGCATTGCCGGTGCCCGGCACAGCTACCGGCTTCACCGGTCCCCTGCTGATGGACATGAAAGGGGAGTGGTTGTCTGCATCCATCGCACAGCTTCACCTGTACGCCGATGGCCGGGAACTGCCGCTGGAGCAGGACACAACGGCCACGCATTATTATCCGGGCATGTTAAAACTGGGCTTTCGCTCAGGACAGGTGCAGGTACAGATGCAGCTGGTGTTTAGCAGTAACCGCGAAGCCGTAGTACAAACCATTATTCGTAATAACGGTGCACAACCGCTGCAGCTGCGATTGCAATGGCAGGGCGCTGCGCTGCTGAAAAGAGCGCAGTTTTCCCGCGAAGGTAATGCTATACGTGTAGGCGTGGCCGGTACTAAACATGTTTTCCGGCTGCACTGGTGTGCTCTGGCTCCATGGGACATACGGACTACCGCCGATGGATACACGGCCGCAAGAAATGTGTCCATACCGGCGGGCGGTCAACTGGAAGACCTGCAAACACAGGGCTTCTGGCCGGAAGGGAATATGGTGACAGTTCCGGAGCGGGAGTTTGACATCGTGCTGCAACAGAATGAACAACGCTGGAACGGCTATCTGCAACAACTGTTCCGCCGCATGCCTTTCAACGAAAAAGACACCTTCCGCAGCAGGCTGGCCGTAAAAAGTATGATCACACTGCTCACCAACTGGCGTAGTGCTTCCGGGCATTTACGGCACGATGGCGTATTCCCTTCGGCGTCGTACCAGGGTTTCTATGGCTTCTGGTCGTGGGACAGCTGGAAGCAGGCCGTAGGACTGGCTTACTTTGCGCCTGCGCTGGCGAAGGACAATATCCGCTCACTGTTCGATTATCAAACCGTCAACGGTATGGTGCCAGATTGCGTGTATGCAGACAGCACAGAGAACAACTTCCGCGATACCAAGCCGCCACTGGCCGCCTGGGCCGTGTGGGAAGTGTTTGCAGCCACCCGCGACACCGCTTTCCTCCGTGAGATGTTCCCCGCGCTGGAACGTTATCACCACTGGTGGTACGCGGAGCGTGACCACGACCGCAACGGCCTCTGTGAGTTTGGCTCTACGGACGGCACCCGCATAGCGGCAGCCTGGGAAAGCGGCATGGACAACGCCGTGCGCTTCGATAAAGCAAAGATGCTGCAAAACAGCCCCGGCGCCTGGTCGCTCGACCAGGAGTCGGTCGATCTCAATGTCTATCTGTCTAAAGAAAAAACGGTACTCGCACAATTGGCGACCGTGTTAGGCAAACCAGCTGCGGCGGCTGCCTTCCGCAAACAGGTTACCATCTTAAACCAACAGATCAACCAACTTTTCTTCGATACTGCCAGTGGATATTATTATGACCGCCGTCTGAACGGAGCGCTGGTGCGCGTAAAAGGGCCGGAAGCCTGGGTAGCACTGTGGGCGGGCATCGCTCCGGCATCCCGCGTAAAAAAGATGACACAATACATGCTGGATACCACTGTTTTTAATACTTTAGTGCCCCTGCCCGTGCTGGACGCCAGCGAAAAAGCTTTTGACCCGCAACGCGGGTACTGGCGCGGACCGGTATGGATAGACCAGTTTTACTTTGGTGTAAAAGGTTTGCAGCAATATAAGCAACAGGCCGCCGCACAAACGCTGGTCAACAAACTGTGGCAACACGCCGGCGGCATGAAAGATGACCAGCCGTTGCACGAGAACTATCACCCGCGTACAGGCAAAGGCCTCAATGCGGAGAATTTCAGCTGGACAGCAGCGCATGTGCTGATGCTGCTGGCCGACAAATTTTAA
- a CDS encoding aminotransferase class III-fold pyridoxal phosphate-dependent enzyme, whose product MFYTFSTTGVVNLLKEHYGLTVTARELEGYDEANFYVTDEQGNAWICKIAGESQHPAFLDAQVRILEHLANGDTKGRFQQVVRNVKDEPVTRIATPEELYYIRLYTWLEGQPVVTVKGTRDLYGSWGSLLGKMDKTLENFSHPAMHRDIRWDLAHALDARDLLHCIKDPEKKRLAAYFLLQFETEVQPVKHRLRKAYIHNDANDYNILVQNDLVSGLIDFGDMVYTQLINNVAIACTYAMLEATDPLEAAVAVVKGYHEAYPLTPEETDLLYYLIAVRLCISVTTSAEKAATGSDNEFHFITENGAWRLLFHLITVNPLAMQQAFRTACGFASVINDTADYAPLLAERKAHIGRNLSISYKEPLKIIRGALQYLYDDKGRTYIDCVNNPCHVGHCHPVVVKALQQQAARLNTNTRYLHDNLVDYANQLIATLPPSLEVCYFTNSGSEANDLAIRMSRHYTKQKDVIVLDHAYHGTSTVAMELSPYKFDGKGGFGKPEHTHKALNPDMYRGPYRADDPQAGEKYAADVSDIIAGLKEQGRGVAAYICETLLGVGGQIPLPPGYLKAVYAAVKAAGGVCIADEVQVGFGRVGDAFWGFELQEVTPDIVVLGKPIGNGHPLAAVVTTRAIADAFNNGMEYFNTFGGNPVSMATGLAVLNVIKEEGLQEHARVTGNYFMEGLRKLKDKHAIIGDVRGHGFFIGAELVRDRNTLEPAVPEIDVIVEAMKQRGFLLSTDGPLHNVLKIKPPMTFNKANTDALLAHLDEVLSSL is encoded by the coding sequence ATGTTTTATACATTTTCTACCACCGGGGTGGTTAACCTGCTGAAGGAGCACTACGGTCTTACCGTTACCGCCAGAGAACTGGAAGGCTATGATGAAGCCAATTTTTATGTGACAGATGAACAGGGTAACGCCTGGATATGCAAGATAGCCGGCGAGTCCCAGCATCCCGCTTTCCTCGATGCGCAGGTGCGTATACTGGAACATCTGGCCAATGGTGATACCAAAGGCCGCTTTCAACAGGTGGTGCGCAATGTGAAAGATGAACCGGTTACCCGTATTGCCACGCCGGAAGAACTGTACTATATCCGTTTATACACCTGGCTGGAAGGACAGCCGGTTGTAACGGTGAAGGGCACACGCGATCTGTACGGGTCCTGGGGAAGCCTCCTTGGGAAAATGGACAAAACACTGGAGAACTTCTCACATCCGGCCATGCACCGCGATATCCGCTGGGACCTGGCGCACGCGCTCGATGCCCGCGATCTGCTGCATTGCATCAAAGACCCGGAAAAGAAACGGCTGGCCGCCTATTTCCTGTTGCAGTTTGAAACAGAAGTGCAGCCGGTGAAACATCGTCTGCGCAAGGCTTATATCCACAATGACGCCAACGACTACAATATCCTCGTACAAAATGACCTGGTCAGCGGCCTGATTGATTTCGGCGATATGGTATATACACAGCTGATCAACAATGTGGCCATCGCCTGCACCTATGCCATGCTGGAAGCGACAGACCCGCTGGAAGCCGCCGTGGCCGTGGTGAAAGGGTACCATGAAGCATATCCGCTTACGCCGGAAGAAACAGACCTGTTGTATTACCTGATCGCTGTACGTTTATGCATCAGCGTGACTACCTCCGCAGAAAAAGCAGCAACAGGCAGCGACAATGAATTTCATTTCATCACGGAAAATGGCGCGTGGAGACTGCTCTTCCATCTGATCACGGTCAATCCGTTGGCGATGCAACAGGCTTTCCGTACTGCCTGCGGCTTTGCGTCGGTGATCAACGACACCGCCGACTACGCGCCATTGCTGGCGGAGCGTAAGGCGCACATCGGCCGTAACCTGAGCATCAGCTATAAAGAGCCGCTGAAGATCATCCGTGGCGCATTACAATATCTCTACGATGATAAAGGCCGTACCTATATCGACTGTGTGAACAACCCCTGCCACGTAGGGCACTGCCACCCGGTAGTGGTGAAAGCCCTGCAGCAGCAGGCGGCGCGGCTCAATACCAATACCCGCTACCTGCACGATAACCTGGTGGATTACGCCAATCAGCTGATCGCTACGCTGCCGCCATCCCTCGAGGTTTGTTACTTTACCAATTCCGGGTCCGAAGCCAATGACCTGGCTATCCGTATGAGCCGTCATTATACGAAGCAGAAAGATGTGATCGTGCTGGACCATGCCTACCACGGCACTTCCACGGTAGCCATGGAACTGAGCCCGTATAAGTTTGACGGCAAAGGTGGATTCGGTAAACCGGAACATACGCATAAAGCGCTCAATCCTGATATGTACCGCGGGCCTTACCGTGCGGACGATCCGCAGGCAGGAGAAAAATATGCAGCAGATGTTTCCGATATCATTGCCGGCCTGAAAGAGCAGGGCAGGGGCGTAGCCGCTTATATCTGCGAAACGCTGCTGGGCGTAGGCGGACAAATACCGCTGCCGCCAGGTTACCTGAAAGCGGTATATGCCGCGGTGAAAGCAGCCGGCGGCGTATGTATCGCCGATGAAGTACAGGTAGGATTCGGCCGCGTGGGCGACGCCTTCTGGGGCTTTGAATTACAAGAGGTGACGCCGGATATCGTAGTACTGGGCAAACCCATTGGCAACGGCCATCCGCTGGCTGCGGTAGTGACTACCCGCGCTATTGCGGATGCTTTCAACAACGGCATGGAATACTTTAACACCTTCGGAGGCAACCCCGTGTCCATGGCCACAGGGCTTGCTGTGCTGAACGTGATTAAAGAAGAAGGCCTGCAGGAGCACGCAAGAGTTACCGGCAACTATTTTATGGAAGGGCTGCGTAAGCTGAAAGATAAACATGCCATCATCGGCGACGTGCGCGGACATGGGTTCTTCATCGGGGCGGAGCTGGTGCGTGACCGGAACACGCTGGAACCGGCTGTTCCCGAGATAGACGTGATCGTGGAAGCAATGAAGCAACGCGGTTTCCTGCTAAGCACCGACGGACCGCTGCACAACGTACTGAAGATTAAACCTCCCATGACGTTCAACAAGGCGAATACAGACGCTTTGCTGGCTCATCTGGACGAGGTATTGTCTTCCCTCTGA
- the rpiA gene encoding ribose-5-phosphate isomerase RpiA gives MQQQDLAKKAAGEKATEYIKPNMTIGLGTGSTAYYAIMRIGEMVRGGMPLKAVATSEQSEQLARKQGITIIPFSEVEKIDLDIDGADEVDEHLRLIKGGGAALLREKIVAAASAEMIVVTDESKVVKCLGRFPLPVEIIPFAWELTFRRLLALDAAPVLRTSNGRTVVTDNGNYILDCHYEKIKDPVALHQQLNDIPGVVENGLFLHYASRVIIGYADGSVKSLSR, from the coding sequence ATGCAACAACAGGACCTGGCCAAAAAAGCCGCCGGCGAAAAAGCCACCGAATACATCAAACCGAATATGACCATCGGGCTGGGAACGGGCAGCACCGCTTATTATGCCATTATGCGTATAGGCGAGATGGTGAGAGGAGGGATGCCGCTCAAAGCGGTAGCTACCTCTGAGCAGTCCGAACAGCTGGCCCGGAAGCAGGGTATTACCATCATCCCTTTCAGTGAAGTGGAGAAGATAGACCTGGACATCGACGGCGCCGATGAGGTGGACGAGCACCTGCGGCTCATCAAAGGCGGCGGCGCAGCATTGTTGCGCGAGAAGATCGTGGCAGCTGCTTCAGCAGAAATGATCGTGGTAACAGATGAGTCCAAAGTGGTAAAATGCCTGGGCCGCTTTCCACTGCCAGTGGAGATCATCCCGTTTGCCTGGGAACTTACCTTCAGAAGATTGCTGGCGCTGGATGCCGCACCGGTATTGCGGACCAGCAACGGCCGCACCGTCGTGACCGACAACGGCAATTATATACTCGATTGTCATTACGAGAAAATCAAAGACCCGGTGGCATTACACCAGCAATTGAATGATATTCCCGGCGTAGTGGAAAACGGCCTGTTCCTCCACTATGCCAGCCGCGTTATTATCGGTTATGCCGATGGTTCCGTGAAATCCTTGTCCAGGTAG
- a CDS encoding MFS transporter yields MKNTDAWRIKAILTGSAGNLVEWYDWYIYTTFSLYFAPVFFPKGSYTAQLLNTAAIFAVGFLMRPIGGWMFGRIADQKGRKTAMTLSVLLMSLGSVLIACTPSYDSIGAAAPALLLIARLLQGLSVGGEYGTSATYLSEMATAGRRGFFSSFQYVTLIGGQLTALGVQMLLQRVFLTPEQLHNWGWRIPFVIGALLAFVALYLRTHMQESGSFEQHKSSKNKGSVKTLFRQYPRAAFTVVGLTMGGTLAFYTYTTYMQKFLVNTVHLTIERATTITFFVMLIYAFLQPLFGWLSDIFGRKPLLIGFGVLGTVLTVPILTAISHTTSEWAAFWLILGALVVVSGYTSINAVVKAEMFPAEIRALGVGFPYAITVALFGGTAESIALYFKKIGHEPWFYWYVTVCIFISLLVYIMARDTKDTSYLDKDFTEPSA; encoded by the coding sequence ATGAAAAACACGGACGCATGGCGTATTAAGGCTATCTTAACCGGCTCTGCCGGTAATCTCGTGGAATGGTACGACTGGTACATTTACACTACTTTTTCGCTCTATTTTGCGCCTGTATTCTTCCCGAAAGGCAGCTATACGGCGCAGCTGCTCAATACCGCCGCCATTTTCGCGGTAGGTTTCCTGATGCGTCCCATTGGCGGCTGGATGTTTGGCCGCATTGCAGACCAGAAAGGACGGAAAACCGCCATGACGCTGTCTGTGCTTCTGATGTCGCTGGGTTCTGTGCTGATAGCCTGCACCCCGTCGTACGACAGTATCGGGGCGGCAGCGCCGGCCCTGCTGCTGATAGCCCGGCTGTTACAGGGACTGAGTGTGGGCGGGGAATACGGCACTTCCGCCACTTATCTGAGCGAGATGGCCACTGCCGGGCGTCGTGGCTTTTTCTCCAGCTTCCAGTACGTTACGCTGATAGGTGGCCAGCTGACAGCCCTGGGCGTGCAGATGCTGCTGCAACGCGTGTTTCTCACACCAGAACAGCTGCATAACTGGGGATGGCGCATTCCCTTCGTGATCGGTGCCCTGCTGGCTTTTGTAGCGCTATACCTGCGCACCCATATGCAGGAGTCCGGTTCCTTTGAGCAACATAAGTCTTCCAAAAACAAAGGCTCGGTAAAAACCCTCTTCCGGCAATATCCCCGGGCGGCCTTCACCGTGGTGGGACTCACCATGGGCGGCACCCTGGCTTTTTACACCTATACCACCTACATGCAGAAGTTCCTTGTCAATACGGTCCACCTGACCATTGAAAGGGCCACTACCATTACATTTTTTGTGATGCTCATATATGCTTTTTTACAGCCTCTGTTCGGCTGGCTGTCAGACATCTTTGGCCGCAAGCCGCTGCTGATAGGGTTTGGCGTGCTGGGCACCGTCCTTACGGTGCCTATTCTCACGGCTATCAGTCATACTACCTCCGAATGGGCCGCTTTCTGGCTGATCCTGGGAGCGCTGGTGGTGGTGAGCGGATATACCTCTATTAATGCGGTGGTAAAAGCGGAGATGTTTCCGGCGGAGATACGGGCGCTGGGCGTGGGCTTCCCCTATGCTATTACGGTAGCGCTTTTTGGCGGAACGGCAGAATCTATTGCCCTGTATTTCAAAAAAATCGGCCACGAACCATGGTTTTACTGGTACGTGACCGTTTGTATCTTTATCTCCCTGCTGGTGTATATCATGGCACGTGATACCAAAGACACTTCCTACCTGGACAAGGATTTCACGGAACCATCGGCATAA
- a CDS encoding cold-shock protein translates to MQTGVVKFFNEAKGFGFIKIEGTGQEIFVHVSGIKESIGENDRVVFDVEEGRKGPNAVNVRLA, encoded by the coding sequence ATGCAAACAGGTGTAGTTAAATTTTTTAATGAAGCTAAAGGTTTTGGATTCATTAAAATCGAAGGAACAGGACAAGAAATTTTTGTTCACGTTTCTGGTATCAAAGAAAGCATCGGCGAAAATGACCGCGTAGTATTCGACGTGGAAGAAGGCAGAAAAGGCCCGAATGCTGTTAACGTAAGATTGGCATAA
- a CDS encoding helix-turn-helix domain-containing protein: MPQPDSTNIIFHLAADFINQTNRHVFLTGKAGTGKTTFLKYIKEHTKKNTVVVAPTGVAAINAGGVTMHSFFQLPFGPFVPGSKRGFGMDGISSTDKHSLFRNIRFTNDKKVLLQELELLIIDEVSMVRCDMLDAIDTILRHFRNKPLLPFGGVQVLFIGDLYQLPPVVPDSEWQLLSEYYNSSFFFDARVIEQAPPLYIELKKIYRQNEQLFIDVLNRIRNSEVEEDDLMLLNDRYDPYFKGEDGEYIVLSTHNRKADDINARRLAEMPGKIFRFEGKIEGDFSDKALPTELVLQLKIGAQVMFLKNDLAQPRRYYNGKLATVTDIDDEEITLLLAGSHEELKLGKETWRNIRYHYNQEENSIDEEEIGSFTQFPIRLAWAITIHKSQGLTFERAIIDAGYAFAPGQVYVALSRCTSLEGLVLHSRINYGAIKTDRQVIAFAEKEVEANELVVLLEMERKKFQATSLLQLFDWYRMQANIRSHAVWIQDKKVPDIDAALQVSRQLTAKTEQQQEVANRFVVQLHQLLDTTVQTGETDQLEERVTKAVGYFTKSIYEDLIVPLQEHIAAVKKQKSKKYLLQLMSLEADCWQKLQQVWEVSYADLDFTKGLKDYTKLRNAEAEGVAGKKGGKPEAKGKVEKGSSRRGTLELYLGGKNIPDIAVARQLAVSTVESHLAQCVEAGELDLFRFVSEPTVKLIMSHIRELGATAAGPIKERVGPAVTFAEIRAVQWYLKKQQEDEIMKD, from the coding sequence ATGCCCCAACCTGATAGTACAAATATCATCTTCCACCTGGCGGCAGATTTCATTAACCAGACAAACCGCCATGTGTTCCTGACCGGTAAAGCCGGAACGGGGAAGACTACGTTCCTGAAATATATCAAAGAACATACGAAGAAAAATACGGTGGTGGTAGCACCTACCGGCGTGGCAGCCATCAATGCCGGCGGGGTGACGATGCATTCCTTTTTTCAGTTGCCCTTCGGACCTTTTGTGCCGGGCAGCAAGCGCGGTTTTGGCATGGATGGAATCAGCAGCACGGATAAACACAGCCTGTTCCGTAACATCCGTTTTACTAACGATAAAAAGGTGCTGTTACAGGAACTGGAACTGCTCATTATTGATGAGGTGAGTATGGTACGTTGTGATATGCTCGATGCCATCGACACCATCCTGCGGCATTTCCGGAATAAACCGCTGTTGCCTTTTGGTGGTGTACAGGTGCTATTCATCGGTGATCTGTACCAGTTGCCGCCGGTAGTGCCGGATTCTGAATGGCAGCTGCTTTCAGAGTATTACAACAGCTCTTTTTTCTTTGATGCTCGGGTGATCGAACAGGCGCCTCCGTTGTATATCGAATTAAAAAAGATATACCGGCAGAACGAACAGCTGTTCATCGATGTGCTCAACCGTATCCGTAACAGTGAAGTGGAGGAAGATGACCTGATGTTGCTCAATGACCGTTATGATCCTTATTTCAAGGGGGAAGACGGTGAATATATTGTGCTGTCTACCCATAACCGTAAGGCGGATGATATCAACGCCCGCCGGCTGGCCGAAATGCCGGGAAAGATCTTCCGCTTTGAAGGCAAGATAGAGGGGGATTTCAGTGATAAGGCCCTGCCTACGGAACTGGTGCTGCAACTGAAAATCGGCGCGCAGGTGATGTTCCTGAAAAACGATCTGGCGCAGCCCCGTCGTTATTACAACGGTAAACTGGCCACGGTGACAGATATCGATGACGAAGAGATCACCTTGCTGCTGGCCGGCTCGCATGAAGAGCTGAAACTCGGCAAGGAGACATGGCGCAATATCCGTTACCACTATAACCAGGAAGAAAATAGTATCGACGAAGAGGAGATCGGCAGTTTCACACAGTTTCCTATCAGGCTGGCGTGGGCCATCACTATCCATAAGAGCCAGGGGCTGACCTTTGAAAGGGCTATTATCGATGCGGGGTACGCTTTTGCTCCCGGACAGGTATATGTGGCGCTGAGCCGCTGTACCTCACTGGAAGGACTGGTGCTGCATTCCCGTATTAATTATGGCGCCATCAAAACGGACCGCCAGGTGATAGCGTTTGCAGAAAAAGAAGTGGAGGCCAACGAGCTGGTGGTGTTGCTGGAAATGGAACGGAAAAAGTTTCAGGCCACCTCGCTGCTGCAGTTATTCGACTGGTACCGGATGCAGGCCAATATCCGCAGCCATGCGGTATGGATACAGGACAAAAAAGTGCCGGACATCGATGCGGCGTTGCAGGTAAGCCGTCAGCTGACGGCCAAAACGGAACAACAACAGGAAGTGGCCAACCGCTTTGTGGTACAGCTCCATCAGCTGCTGGACACGACGGTGCAAACCGGTGAAACCGACCAGCTGGAAGAGCGTGTCACCAAGGCTGTCGGTTACTTCACCAAAAGCATATACGAAGATCTGATAGTGCCATTGCAGGAACATATTGCAGCGGTCAAAAAACAAAAATCAAAAAAATACCTGTTACAGCTCATGTCGCTGGAAGCGGATTGCTGGCAGAAGCTGCAGCAGGTATGGGAAGTGTCTTATGCCGACCTGGATTTTACCAAAGGGCTGAAAGACTATACGAAACTAAGAAATGCGGAAGCGGAAGGTGTGGCCGGTAAAAAAGGCGGCAAACCGGAAGCCAAAGGCAAAGTAGAAAAGGGTAGTAGCCGCAGGGGTACATTGGAATTGTATTTAGGCGGTAAGAATATCCCCGACATAGCCGTAGCGCGGCAACTGGCGGTAAGTACGGTAGAAAGCCATCTGGCCCAGTGCGTGGAAGCCGGAGAGCTGGACCTGTTCCGCTTCGTGTCTGAGCCGACGGTGAAACTGATCATGTCCCATATCCGCGAACTGGGCGCTACAGCAGCCGGTCCTATCAAAGAACGTGTAGGCCCTGCCGTGACCTTCGCAGAAATACGGGCAGTACAATGGTATCTTAAAAAACAGCAGGAAGACGAGATTATGAAAGATTAA
- a CDS encoding LLM class flavin-dependent oxidoreductase: MKLSVLDQSPIRKGSNAMEALQESVELARLADKLGYTRYWLSEHHNTNSLAGASPEILIARLAAETERIRIGSGGVMLPNHSTLKVAENFRLLEALYPGRIDLGIGRAPGGDRITAHILNPSNTFDPKEFVQQVVDLQAWLTDKVTPGSMQEKVKAIPVIPSSPDLWMLTSSGESGLLAAHFGMALSFAHFIYPVGGPQAVANYRKQFRPSEHLAAPQASVGIFVFCTDTEEKAAELAAVMDYRLLSFEKGRYDVFPTYEEIKDIEYTAEELARIRANSGRRVFGTPPQVKARLEQLAADYEVDELVIATITQDHADRLRSYELLAEVFQLNR, translated from the coding sequence ATGAAACTAAGCGTATTAGACCAATCTCCGATCAGAAAAGGCAGCAATGCCATGGAAGCCTTGCAGGAAAGCGTTGAGCTGGCACGGCTGGCAGACAAACTGGGTTATACCCGTTATTGGTTATCAGAGCATCATAACACCAACAGCCTGGCAGGCGCCTCTCCGGAGATCCTGATAGCCCGGCTGGCCGCTGAAACGGAACGTATCCGAATCGGCTCCGGCGGGGTGATGCTGCCTAATCACAGTACCCTTAAAGTGGCAGAAAATTTCCGGTTGCTCGAAGCGCTGTATCCCGGCCGTATAGACCTGGGCATCGGCCGCGCGCCGGGTGGCGACCGTATCACGGCGCATATCCTCAATCCCTCCAATACCTTTGACCCTAAAGAGTTTGTGCAGCAGGTGGTAGACCTGCAGGCATGGCTTACCGATAAAGTCACCCCCGGCAGTATGCAGGAAAAAGTAAAGGCCATTCCGGTCATACCGTCCTCGCCTGACCTGTGGATGCTCACCTCCAGCGGCGAAAGCGGCCTGCTGGCGGCCCATTTCGGGATGGCGCTCTCTTTTGCCCATTTTATCTATCCGGTAGGCGGCCCGCAGGCGGTGGCCAATTACCGCAAACAGTTCCGACCTTCGGAACATCTCGCCGCCCCACAGGCCAGCGTAGGCATTTTTGTCTTCTGTACCGATACGGAAGAAAAAGCGGCTGAACTGGCAGCGGTGATGGACTATCGCCTGCTCAGCTTTGAAAAAGGGAGGTACGATGTGTTTCCTACCTACGAAGAAATCAAAGACATTGAATACACCGCAGAAGAACTGGCACGCATACGCGCCAACAGCGGCCGGCGTGTTTTCGGTACCCCGCCACAGGTAAAGGCCCGCCTGGAACAGCTGGCAGCCGACTATGAGGTGGACGAACTGGTGATCGCCACTATTACGCAGGACCATGCCGACAGGCTCCGGTCATACGAACTGCTGGCAGAGGTCTTCCAGTTAAATAGATAA